DNA sequence from the Sediminibacillus dalangtanensis genome:
GGCTTTTTTGGTTAGCTATCGGTTACCCTATTATATTTACAAACCAGGTGGAGCTGATGCATTGAACCCAATCGTAGAAGTAGCTGGTGGGTTTGAAAGTAAAGGAGATATGCACTTGGTAACCATCCGGGGAGGACAAGCAACCCCGTTACAGTACTTATGGGCATCCATCCGTCCTCATCAGGATATTGAGCCAATTGAAGAAGTGTTTCCTGAAGGGATTTCCCAGGATGAGTACTTTCAGGCTCAACTACAGATGATGGAAAGCTCACAGGAAGCTTCTACGGTCGTAGCTTATCAGGCGGCTGGGAAACAAATAGACATTGAATACGAGGGTGTCTATGTCGTAGCAGTGATTGAAGGAATGCCTGCAGAAGGAAAACTAAAGGCAGGAGATAAAATTGTAGAAATAGACGGACGCGAACTTGAAACATCAGATGATTTGATCAACTATGTATCGAGTAAAGAAGCGGGTGACCAAATAGAAGTAACCGTGGAAAGAGAAGAAGAAGCTGTCAATAAAACAATTGAATTGGAAGAGTTTCCTGGACAGGAAAAGATAGGAATAGGTATTCAATTAGTTACCAACCGCAATGTAGAAGTAGAACCGGAGCTAAAGTTTGCAAGCGGTAATATTGGTGGTCCAAGTGCAGGTCTGATGTTCAGTTTGGAAATTTATGACCAACTGACGGAAGATGATTTGACGAAAGGCCATCAAATTGCGGGTACAGGAGAAATTAATTACGAAGGGGAAGTAGGCCGTATTGGCGGTATTGACAAAAAAGTCATTGCTGCTGACAAGGAAGGCTGTGAAGTGTTTTTCGCTCCAAACGAAGGTGGAGCGGAAGAATCCAATTATAAAGTTGCTGTAAAAACGGCAGAGGAGATTGGCACAGACATGGAGATTGTACCTGTCGATACGTTTGATGATGCATTGACTTATCTTCAAGAAATGGATAATTAATAGGTTCCGGAAATCATCTGAGTACTGTCAAAGTAACTTAATACGGAAATGAAAGAGACTTGGACAAAAGCATCGTGACCAGAATAAAAACCGAACGATTTACAATTCGTTCGGTTTTTATTTGGTTAGCAAAAAGCAAACCATTCTACCCTCTGAAAAGTGCCACTTTCCACTCCGGCAAGGTACTTCGCTTTCAGCGGGCACGGCTTCAGCTAATTTGGCAATGCGGTATGCTTTGCCAAGTGGATCTTCAGCTCGCGCTCATTCCGCTGAAGTCTGCGCACCTTGCCTCCGTTGTAGGAGATACTTTCTCTTCTGGTGTGATTTCCGTTTTGCCTATTGCCGTCACGGATAGAAAGCGAAGCCGCATGGAACCAGGAGTACTTCTTCAGCCTTTTTATGCTATTGTCCTATTTCCAAAGAATATAGCAGCCCCCGCTGATTATTTGTCTTCGTCACTGTTTAGATACCTATCAGCCAATAGAAGAATACGGTTCTGTTCATCTTGTCTTGATCATGTAGACATCAGGCTGCGAAAACGTAGCGATTCGAAGCACGCATCCAACAAGAGGATAAAAGGAAGTTAACTTTACAAAAAATCGAGCGAATTCAATCAGCATTTAGAATTCGTTCGGTTATTATATATCCATTTTTCATTATCTGATATTCTCATAAAATCAGATAACATAGTTCTAAATATGAAATTTTTTATTCTTCGCCTGCTATGTAAGGAGAGGTCAACTCCTGGCGGCGCAACTTACTCCTTATATCATGATTAGTGACACTGTAGTAAGCGTTTGAAGCTTTTTCATCTATCAAAGCAAGCGGGCTTTTTTGCTTTTTTAACTGCGAAACCAGCGGAACATCTATTTCTTTTCGTTTATGGTTTAAGTAAGCTCGTCCAGTTTTATTCATTGCCAAAATTCTCAGATGTTGCATGTGGTCTGTGTTTAATAAAGGTTGAATGGTTTGTTTTTGGTTATTAAGCAATAAGTGAACAAAGATTCGCTGCAATCTTGTCCAAGTGTATCGTTTTGTTTTTAGTGCTGTCATCCAATCGATAAAGCTGTCTGTTTTGGCAGCAGTTTCTTTCAATCGATGCTCCAAGCCCTCCTCAACACCGTGAATTTCTCTTATTTCTTCCACCTGCATGGTAAGTATCCGGTATTGAAGAAGGTCAAAATAATCCTGCCAATTATGCCACAAACCAGCCTCCTGCTTATATTCCAGCAATATTTGCTGGACAGGATCGGGTAGAGTCTCTTTGGCGATATCCGTGATGTCTTGATGTTTATTCAGTTCGTTGCGTATGCTGGTTGCACTTGCAATAGAATGTTTGATCTCTGGCTCATGATAATCGTTGTGCACTCGTTTAATCGTCAATGCTTTCATGGAAAGACCGTATTCCTCGATTGCTTTCACATAACTGTAGCCAAGTATATTGTTCGGTTTGGCTAAATCGACCGTCCCTGAATTCAACCCGATTGCTTGGTAAGCAGACCTGCTTGCTTCAGGAAAGGAATGCCCCTCTGTTAATGACCGCTTCAGTTCCTGTTCATATGTCTCCCGGTGTTGGCTGAAACGATTATATGCCTGTAAAAAAGTATCAATTTCACCGTGTTCACTTCCAAAACAAACGGAATCAACCTTCAATTCCTCCAAAGTAAGCAAGGCTCCTTTTGCAAATAAATCACTGTTTTGAACGGCGAACACTGCAGGTAACTCGATGACAAGATCGACGCCGCATAGTATAGCTGCTTTTGCCCTTTGAAACTTATCGATAATCGCCGGTTCACCACGCTGCAAAAAGTTACCGCTCATAACCGCTACTACACAGTCGGCTGCAGATTTTTTCCGTGATTGTTGCAAATGATAGAGATGCCCATAGTGAAACGGATTGTATTCCACTATCAGTCCACAAGCGTTCATGCGATCCAACTCCTGTTAATGGTTTGATTTTATTTTATCAAATCAATCGGCCATCTGCATTTTAATTTGGTTGTCACCGAAGAATATGTTAGTATACTAGAATATGCATTCCATGCATGTTTTTGAATCGGAATAAAATAAACGCTGTAAAGAAAAAATATTGACAAATGCCGGAATACCTTTTAAAATATTTTTTGTTGCCTTGAGGTGATATCAATGAAATTTCCTCTTCAAAA
Encoded proteins:
- a CDS encoding SepM family pheromone-processing serine protease, translated to MKFNKKTLIPAIIVIVIAAFLVSYRLPYYIYKPGGADALNPIVEVAGGFESKGDMHLVTIRGGQATPLQYLWASIRPHQDIEPIEEVFPEGISQDEYFQAQLQMMESSQEASTVVAYQAAGKQIDIEYEGVYVVAVIEGMPAEGKLKAGDKIVEIDGRELETSDDLINYVSSKEAGDQIEVTVEREEEAVNKTIELEEFPGQEKIGIGIQLVTNRNVEVEPELKFASGNIGGPSAGLMFSLEIYDQLTEDDLTKGHQIAGTGEINYEGEVGRIGGIDKKVIAADKEGCEVFFAPNEGGAEESNYKVAVKTAEEIGTDMEIVPVDTFDDALTYLQEMDN
- a CDS encoding nucleotidyltransferase: MNACGLIVEYNPFHYGHLYHLQQSRKKSAADCVVAVMSGNFLQRGEPAIIDKFQRAKAAILCGVDLVIELPAVFAVQNSDLFAKGALLTLEELKVDSVCFGSEHGEIDTFLQAYNRFSQHRETYEQELKRSLTEGHSFPEASRSAYQAIGLNSGTVDLAKPNNILGYSYVKAIEEYGLSMKALTIKRVHNDYHEPEIKHSIASATSIRNELNKHQDITDIAKETLPDPVQQILLEYKQEAGLWHNWQDYFDLLQYRILTMQVEEIREIHGVEEGLEHRLKETAAKTDSFIDWMTALKTKRYTWTRLQRIFVHLLLNNQKQTIQPLLNTDHMQHLRILAMNKTGRAYLNHKRKEIDVPLVSQLKKQKSPLALIDEKASNAYYSVTNHDIRSKLRRQELTSPYIAGEE